In Candidatus Binatia bacterium, one DNA window encodes the following:
- a CDS encoding linear amide C-N hydrolase, which yields MKLHHALVGAAVLAAALAPQRAVACSRIFWNDNDQAKVVARTVDLFRSDEARIVVYPRGIERTGAENEPNALRWKSKYGSVAVTAFGAATSDGMNEKGLSANLLYLDQTQYPPRGDGPVLSNYLLAQYMLDNFATVNEALEAMSGFQIVAPILADREWPLHLSIADASGDSAIIEFIGDKRVVHHGKQYQVMTNEPAYDIQLANLKNYKLFGGERSMPGDIDPLSRFVRAASYLKTLPAPKDVAGAVAGVYSVARTVAVPFGAEDTSSSVTTDTWPTLWFGIADLTHRVYYFQSTTSPNLFWVDLASVPLDEGSPVRDVDAYDTSLTGGIANRLTPI from the coding sequence ATGAAGCTTCATCACGCTCTCGTCGGCGCCGCCGTGCTGGCCGCCGCGCTCGCCCCGCAGCGGGCCGTCGCCTGCTCGCGGATCTTCTGGAACGACAACGATCAGGCGAAGGTGGTCGCGCGCACCGTCGACCTGTTCCGCTCGGACGAGGCGCGCATCGTCGTCTACCCGCGCGGGATCGAGCGCACGGGGGCGGAGAACGAGCCCAACGCGCTGCGCTGGAAGTCGAAGTACGGCAGCGTCGCCGTCACCGCGTTCGGCGCCGCGACCAGCGACGGCATGAACGAGAAGGGTCTGTCGGCGAACCTCCTGTATCTCGACCAGACGCAGTACCCGCCGCGCGGCGACGGGCCGGTGCTGTCGAACTACCTCCTCGCGCAGTACATGCTCGACAACTTCGCGACCGTGAACGAGGCGCTCGAGGCGATGTCGGGCTTCCAGATCGTGGCGCCGATCCTCGCCGACCGGGAGTGGCCGCTGCACCTGTCGATCGCCGACGCGAGCGGCGACTCGGCGATCATCGAGTTCATCGGCGACAAGAGGGTCGTCCACCACGGCAAGCAGTACCAGGTGATGACCAACGAGCCGGCCTACGACATCCAGCTCGCGAACCTGAAGAACTACAAGCTCTTCGGCGGCGAGCGCTCGATGCCGGGCGACATCGATCCGCTGAGCCGCTTCGTGCGCGCGGCGTCGTACCTGAAGACGCTGCCGGCGCCGAAGGACGTGGCCGGCGCCGTCGCCGGCGTGTACAGCGTCGCGCGCACGGTCGCGGTGCCGTTCGGGGCCGAGGACACCTCGAGCTCGGTGACCACCGACACCTGGCCGACGCTGTGGTTCGGCATCGCCGACCTCACGCACCGCGTCTACTACTTCCAGTCGACGACGAGCCCGAACCTGTTCTGGGTCGACCTCGCGAGCGTGCCGCTCGACGAGGGCTCGCCGGTGCGCGACGTCGACGCGTACGACACGTCGCTGACCGGCGGCATCGCGAATCGCTTGACGCCGATCTGA
- a CDS encoding enoyl-CoA hydratase/isomerase family protein, whose translation MKTDVPYEEFIRDLESDPRRLVAVERPRPHCAVVRLDDPENHNALSGVLTVQLRRALAETLADPEIRSVVLTGTDPMLSVGGDWKLMRDRGHSAIERAEGNVGIWKWIRYQFGGVARLIAHSDKPVVVAVNGPVAGVALAWTLNSDLVIASERAQLVLAFGRIGLVPEVGTNWALTRRVGYQKAFELFVRGGVIDAGKALELGLVNEVVPHERLLEAALAWCDRIARLPEHAVTMTKPLMRNAADMSFEQTLLAEEFAEPTTFTTAAHKRAIEELLAKTAKAVTD comes from the coding sequence ATGAAGACCGACGTGCCCTACGAGGAGTTCATCCGCGACCTCGAGAGCGATCCGCGCCGGCTGGTCGCCGTCGAGCGCCCGCGGCCGCACTGCGCGGTCGTCCGCCTCGACGACCCCGAGAACCACAACGCGCTCTCCGGCGTGCTGACGGTGCAGCTGCGCCGGGCGCTCGCCGAGACGCTCGCCGATCCGGAGATCCGCTCGGTCGTGCTCACCGGCACGGACCCGATGCTCTCGGTCGGCGGCGACTGGAAGCTCATGCGCGACCGCGGGCACAGCGCGATCGAGCGCGCCGAGGGCAACGTCGGCATCTGGAAGTGGATCCGCTACCAGTTCGGCGGCGTCGCGCGGCTCATCGCGCACTCCGACAAGCCGGTGGTGGTCGCGGTGAACGGACCGGTGGCGGGCGTCGCGCTCGCGTGGACGCTGAACAGCGATCTGGTGATCGCGTCGGAGCGCGCGCAGCTCGTGCTCGCCTTCGGCCGCATCGGCCTCGTTCCCGAGGTCGGCACCAACTGGGCGCTCACGCGCCGCGTCGGCTACCAGAAGGCGTTCGAGCTCTTCGTCCGCGGCGGGGTGATCGACGCCGGGAAGGCGCTCGAGCTCGGCCTGGTCAACGAGGTCGTGCCGCACGAGCGGCTCCTCGAGGCGGCGCTCGCGTGGTGCGACCGCATCGCGCGCCTCCCCGAGCACGCCGTCACGATGACCAAGCCGCTCATGCGGAACGCCGCCGACATGAGCTTCGAGCAGACGCTCCTCGCCGAGGAGTTCGCCGAGCCGACGACGTTCACGACCGCAGCGCACAAGCGCGCGATCGAGGAGCTGCTCGCCAAGACCGCGAAGGCGGTGACGGACTAG
- a CDS encoding diiron oxygenase translates to MLTQERYAYPVGDLEWTVKQDFEARFNWEYQDGREKLLNLYEKGKRLQWDANERIDWSQDLDPENPEQLPDETIPIFGSGPWNRMTPAEKANLRRHFQAWQLSQFMQGEQGALICAAKIVQQVPDLDSKFYAATQVIDEARHVEAYSRLLHSKFELVYPINKHLQKLIGDTLTESRWDFVYLGMQVLIEGVALAAFGFIRDNAKNRLAASVNAYVMQDEARHVAFGRLALRDYYPQLTEKERDEREEFAVEGCYLLRDRFLGEEVWETLGLPVDECAQHVDQSEFMKLFRTNLFTRIVPTMKDIGLWGPRIRKAYEKMGVLGFADVDLDALTANDQAVGERFDRERREREIAAVAELGASAGEAEQRLQ, encoded by the coding sequence ATGCTGACGCAGGAACGTTACGCCTACCCCGTCGGGGACCTGGAGTGGACCGTCAAGCAAGACTTCGAGGCGCGGTTCAACTGGGAGTACCAGGACGGCCGCGAGAAGCTGCTGAACCTCTACGAGAAGGGCAAGCGCCTGCAGTGGGACGCCAACGAGCGCATCGACTGGTCGCAGGATCTCGACCCGGAGAACCCCGAGCAGCTACCTGACGAGACCATCCCGATCTTCGGCTCCGGGCCGTGGAACCGGATGACCCCGGCCGAGAAGGCGAACCTGCGCCGGCACTTCCAGGCGTGGCAGCTCTCGCAGTTCATGCAGGGCGAGCAGGGCGCGCTGATCTGCGCGGCGAAGATCGTGCAGCAGGTGCCCGACCTCGACTCGAAGTTCTACGCCGCGACGCAGGTGATCGACGAGGCGCGCCACGTCGAGGCGTACTCGCGTCTGCTGCACAGCAAGTTCGAGCTGGTCTACCCGATCAACAAGCACCTGCAGAAGCTGATCGGCGACACGCTCACCGAGTCGCGCTGGGACTTCGTCTACCTCGGCATGCAGGTGCTGATCGAGGGCGTCGCGCTCGCCGCCTTCGGCTTCATCCGCGACAACGCGAAGAACCGCCTCGCGGCGTCGGTGAACGCCTACGTCATGCAGGACGAGGCGCGGCACGTCGCCTTCGGCCGGCTCGCGCTGCGCGACTACTACCCGCAGCTGACCGAGAAGGAGCGCGACGAGCGCGAGGAGTTCGCCGTCGAGGGCTGCTACCTCCTGCGCGACCGCTTCCTCGGCGAGGAGGTGTGGGAGACGCTCGGACTGCCGGTCGACGAGTGCGCCCAGCACGTCGACCAGTCGGAGTTCATGAAGCTCTTCCGCACGAACCTGTTCACGCGTATCGTGCCGACGATGAAGGACATCGGCCTGTGGGGGCCGCGCATCCGCAAGGCGTACGAGAAGATGGGCGTGCTCGGGTTCGCCGACGTCGATCTCGATGCGCTGACCGCGAACGACCAGGCCGTCGGCGAGCGCTTCGACCGCGAGCGCCGCGAGCGCGAGATCGCCGCGGTGGCCGAGCTGGGCGCGTCAGCTGGCGAGGCCGAGCAGCGTCTACAGTGA
- a CDS encoding MerR family transcriptional regulator, with protein sequence MSQRRSAGRAPQRRLKMKDLERATGVGRETIRFYIREGLLPEPERPGRNVAWYDAAFVERILLIKRLQAERYLPLSVIKGIVGAARELSEVEARALNALDGTIQPAVERDRPHPPETLPKLARRIGLPVSELREMAKLGAVEIVVRGGKQCLEGSSVAIAETWARLRREGGYSNEFGFSAQDLEIYVEMVQWLTREEIRRFGSRIAARVDPETARRMARDGIDRMNELIGLLREASLLRALAEGNVEPRASRTGQRASRAGQLPS encoded by the coding sequence GTGAGCCAACGCAGGAGCGCGGGACGAGCGCCGCAGCGCCGGCTGAAGATGAAGGATCTCGAGCGTGCGACCGGTGTCGGACGCGAGACGATCCGCTTCTACATCCGCGAGGGGCTGTTGCCCGAGCCCGAGCGTCCCGGGCGCAACGTCGCCTGGTACGACGCGGCGTTCGTCGAGCGCATCCTGCTGATCAAGCGCCTGCAGGCGGAGCGCTACCTGCCCTTGTCGGTGATCAAGGGCATCGTGGGCGCCGCGCGCGAGCTGTCGGAGGTCGAGGCGCGCGCGCTGAACGCGCTCGACGGCACGATCCAGCCGGCCGTCGAGCGCGACCGCCCGCACCCGCCGGAGACGCTGCCCAAGCTCGCGCGGCGCATCGGCCTGCCGGTGTCCGAGCTGCGCGAGATGGCGAAGCTCGGCGCGGTCGAGATCGTCGTGCGCGGCGGCAAGCAGTGCCTCGAGGGCAGCTCGGTCGCGATCGCCGAGACCTGGGCGCGGCTGCGCAGGGAAGGGGGCTACAGCAACGAGTTCGGCTTCTCCGCGCAGGACCTCGAGATCTACGTCGAGATGGTGCAGTGGCTGACGCGCGAGGAGATCCGCCGCTTCGGGAGCCGCATCGCCGCGCGCGTCGATCCCGAGACCGCGCGCCGCATGGCGCGTGACGGCATCGACCGGATGAACGAGCTGATCGGGCTCCTGCGCGAGGCGAGCCTCCTGCGCGCGCTCGCCGAGGGCAACGTCGAACCGCGCGCGAGCCGCACCGGCCAGCGCGCCAGCCGAGCCGGCCAGCTCCCCTCCTGA
- a CDS encoding deoxyhypusine synthase family protein, whose translation MTIRELIEGHYRHFNAATVRDAARAYVEHLDHGGRMFLTMAGAMSTAELGRSLAEMIRQEKVHAICCTGANLEEDVFNLVAHNLYEQIPNWRELSAAQEQELYERRMPRVTDTCIPEEEAIRRIEALVIEEWKAADAAGERHFPHEFLYRILRSGKLESSYQIDPKDSWLLAAAERDLPIFVPGWEDSTLGNVYAAHCIEGNIRSVHTVKTGIEAMMELVRWYTEESSRTPRGIGFFQIGGGIAGDFPICVVPLLREDLRRRETPLWAYFCQIGDSTTSYGSYSGAVPNEKITWGKLSIDTPRFMIESDASIVAPLIFGYVLGW comes from the coding sequence ATGACGATTCGCGAGCTGATCGAGGGACACTACCGACACTTCAACGCCGCGACCGTGCGCGACGCGGCGCGCGCCTACGTCGAGCACCTCGACCATGGTGGTCGAATGTTCTTGACGATGGCGGGGGCGATGAGCACCGCGGAGCTCGGCCGCTCGCTCGCGGAGATGATCCGCCAGGAGAAGGTCCACGCCATCTGCTGCACCGGCGCGAACCTCGAGGAAGACGTCTTCAACCTGGTCGCGCACAACCTCTACGAGCAGATCCCGAACTGGCGCGAGCTCAGCGCCGCGCAGGAGCAGGAGCTCTACGAGCGGCGCATGCCGCGCGTCACCGACACCTGCATTCCCGAGGAGGAAGCGATCCGGCGGATCGAGGCGCTGGTGATCGAGGAGTGGAAGGCGGCGGACGCGGCGGGCGAGCGCCACTTCCCGCACGAGTTCCTCTACCGCATCCTGCGCTCCGGCAAGCTCGAGTCGTCCTACCAGATCGATCCCAAGGACTCGTGGCTGCTCGCGGCGGCGGAGCGCGACCTGCCGATCTTCGTCCCCGGCTGGGAGGACTCGACGCTCGGCAACGTCTACGCGGCGCACTGCATCGAGGGCAACATCCGCTCGGTGCACACCGTCAAGACCGGCATCGAGGCGATGATGGAGCTCGTGCGCTGGTACACCGAGGAGAGCAGCCGCACGCCGCGCGGCATCGGCTTCTTCCAGATCGGCGGCGGCATCGCGGGGGACTTCCCGATCTGCGTCGTGCCGCTGCTGCGCGAGGACCTGCGTCGCAGAGAGACGCCGCTGTGGGCGTACTTCTGCCAGATCGGCGACTCGACCACGAGCTACGGCAGCTACAGCGGCGCGGTGCCGAACGAGAAGATCACCTGGGGCAAGCTCAGCATCGACACGCCGCGCTTCATGATCGAGTCGGATGCGTCGATCGTAGCGCCGCTGATCTTCGGGTACGTCCTCGGCTGGTAG
- a CDS encoding SRPBCC family protein, with the protein MRIEVAAGVEVERPADEVFAFAVAPESFPRFVHALGPIPAIARIEVLDGRPNEPGARRRVTMSDGSEVLEEVLALDPPRRHAYRWISRPVAPLHLLVRGAEGEWRFAPTERGTHVNWTYTFDLTTPLVWPLAFATLQIFRLWMQRALDRLPAEVGAAVKR; encoded by the coding sequence GTGCGGATCGAGGTCGCCGCGGGCGTCGAGGTCGAGCGCCCGGCCGACGAGGTGTTTGCTTTCGCGGTCGCGCCGGAGAGCTTTCCGCGCTTCGTCCACGCGCTCGGGCCGATCCCCGCGATCGCGCGCATCGAGGTGCTCGACGGCCGCCCGAACGAGCCCGGCGCGCGCCGTCGGGTGACGATGAGCGACGGCAGCGAGGTCCTGGAGGAGGTCCTCGCGCTGGATCCGCCGCGCCGGCACGCCTATCGCTGGATCTCGCGTCCGGTGGCGCCGCTCCACCTCCTGGTGCGCGGCGCCGAGGGCGAGTGGCGCTTCGCTCCCACGGAGCGCGGCACGCACGTCAACTGGACCTATACGTTCGATCTCACGACGCCGCTCGTCTGGCCGCTGGCGTTCGCGACGCTGCAGATCTTCCGGCTGTGGATGCAGCGCGCGCTCGACCGGCTTCCAGCCGAGGTCGGGGCGGCGGTGAAACGATAG
- a CDS encoding D-aminoacylase, whose protein sequence is MHDLVIRSGTVVDGTGAPRKQADIAVDGGRIVAIGKVSERGRREIDAKDLLVTPGWVDVHTHYDGQVTWDPVLAPSSWHGVTTLVMGNCGVGFAPRRPGEEAFLIELMEGVEDIPGTALHEGIDWRWETFPEYLDALEAMPRTLDVAAQVPHCALRAYVLGERAHDDPTADEIAEMARLTREALAAGAIGFSTSRTFLHRSKHGLVPGTNSTPEELLRIGRALGEVGHGVFEMVADLQGQEPDLSWMKELCATTGRVLTFALAQTAIQPNTWRETLRTVERLAAQGLKIVPQVPCRPTGMLFGLQSSFHPFLFHPTYARELAELPLAERVARMRDPNVRARILSEELQHENPVVRMIATNWAQMFPLNDPPDYEPAPETSVAAIAARDGKRPEEVVYDMLLERDGKQFVFAPLANYVDCNFDALREMMLHPNTVQGLSDGGAHCGLICDASMPTFLLTHWVRDRKRGERIPLEQAVRLQTANTAAVYGLHDRGTLEVGKKADLNVIDFDALHLHAPEMVFDLPANGRRLVQRVDGYRATVVNGEVTFEDGEHTGALPGKLVRAS, encoded by the coding sequence ATGCACGACCTGGTGATTCGTAGCGGCACGGTGGTCGACGGGACGGGCGCGCCCCGCAAGCAGGCGGACATCGCCGTCGACGGCGGCAGGATCGTCGCGATCGGGAAGGTCAGCGAACGCGGCCGACGCGAGATCGACGCCAAGGACCTCTTGGTCACCCCGGGTTGGGTCGACGTGCACACGCACTACGACGGCCAGGTGACCTGGGACCCGGTGCTCGCGCCGTCGAGCTGGCACGGCGTGACGACGCTCGTCATGGGCAACTGCGGCGTCGGCTTCGCGCCGCGGCGTCCCGGCGAGGAAGCGTTCCTCATCGAGCTCATGGAGGGCGTCGAGGACATCCCCGGCACCGCGCTGCACGAGGGCATCGACTGGCGCTGGGAGACCTTCCCGGAGTACCTCGACGCGCTCGAGGCGATGCCGCGCACGCTCGACGTCGCCGCCCAGGTGCCGCACTGCGCGCTGCGCGCCTACGTGCTCGGCGAGCGCGCGCACGACGATCCCACCGCGGACGAGATCGCCGAGATGGCGCGCTTGACGCGCGAGGCGCTCGCCGCGGGCGCGATCGGCTTCTCGACGTCGCGCACCTTCCTGCACCGCTCGAAGCACGGCCTCGTGCCGGGCACGAACTCGACGCCCGAGGAGCTGCTCCGCATCGGCCGCGCGCTCGGCGAGGTCGGGCACGGCGTCTTCGAGATGGTCGCCGACCTGCAGGGTCAGGAGCCGGACCTCTCGTGGATGAAGGAGCTCTGCGCGACGACCGGCCGCGTGCTGACGTTCGCGCTCGCGCAGACCGCGATCCAGCCGAACACCTGGCGCGAGACGCTGAGGACCGTCGAGCGGCTCGCCGCGCAGGGTCTGAAGATCGTCCCGCAGGTGCCGTGCCGGCCGACCGGCATGCTGTTCGGGCTGCAGAGCTCGTTCCATCCGTTCCTCTTCCACCCGACCTACGCGCGCGAGCTCGCGGAGCTGCCGCTCGCGGAGCGCGTCGCGCGCATGCGCGACCCGAACGTGCGCGCCCGCATCCTCTCCGAGGAGCTGCAGCACGAGAATCCCGTCGTGCGGATGATCGCCACCAACTGGGCGCAGATGTTCCCGCTCAACGACCCGCCCGACTACGAGCCCGCGCCGGAGACCAGCGTCGCGGCGATCGCGGCGCGCGACGGCAAGCGTCCCGAGGAGGTCGTCTACGACATGCTCCTCGAGCGCGACGGCAAGCAGTTCGTGTTCGCGCCGCTCGCGAACTACGTCGACTGCAACTTCGATGCGCTGCGCGAGATGATGCTGCACCCGAACACGGTGCAGGGGCTGTCGGACGGCGGCGCGCACTGCGGGCTGATCTGCGACGCGAGCATGCCGACCTTCCTGCTCACGCACTGGGTGCGTGACCGCAAGCGCGGCGAGCGCATCCCGCTCGAGCAGGCGGTGCGGCTGCAGACCGCGAACACCGCCGCGGTGTACGGCCTGCACGACCGCGGCACGCTCGAGGTCGGCAAGAAGGCGGACCTGAACGTCATCGACTTCGATGCGCTCCACCTGCACGCGCCGGAGATGGTCTTCGACCTGCCGGCGAACGGCCGCCGTCTCGTGCAGCGGGTCGACGGCTACCGTGCGACGGTGGTGAACGGCGAGGTGACGTTCGAGGACGGCGAGCACACCGGCGCTCTGCCCGGGAAGCTCGTCCGCGCGTCCTGA
- a CDS encoding RNA polymerase sigma factor: MASSPPGEQRTARAEGALGDASDDALMAALAAGDTDALRALTRRYLARIVALASRTLGDADEAEDVAQEAFLRLWKFAPQWRRNEARVGTWLHRVALNLCLDRRARKREELGDPPDAVDPAPGPAGELGRRETAELVRAALDRLPETQRHALVLCHYQGMRNIEAAEVLGVSVEALESLLARGRRKLREELRAVARELLEEP, from the coding sequence TTGGCGTCGTCGCCGCCAGGCGAGCAGCGAACCGCGCGCGCCGAGGGAGCGCTCGGCGACGCCTCGGACGATGCCCTCATGGCCGCGCTCGCAGCCGGCGACACCGACGCCCTGCGTGCGCTCACGCGCCGCTACCTCGCCCGCATCGTCGCGCTCGCGAGCCGCACGCTCGGCGACGCCGACGAGGCCGAGGACGTCGCCCAGGAAGCCTTCCTGCGGCTGTGGAAGTTCGCGCCGCAGTGGCGCCGCAACGAGGCGCGGGTCGGCACCTGGCTGCACCGCGTGGCGCTCAACCTCTGCCTCGACCGCCGCGCGCGCAAGCGCGAGGAGCTCGGCGATCCGCCCGACGCCGTCGACCCGGCGCCAGGCCCCGCGGGCGAGCTCGGACGTCGCGAGACCGCGGAGCTGGTGCGCGCCGCGCTCGACCGTCTCCCCGAGACGCAGCGCCACGCGCTCGTCCTCTGCCACTACCAGGGCATGCGCAACATCGAGGCCGCGGAGGTGCTGGGCGTGAGCGTCGAAGCCCTCGAGTCGCTGCTCGCACGCGGGCGACGCAAGCTGCGCGAGGAGCTGCGCGCGGTCGCGCGCGAGCTCTTGGAGGAGCCGTGA
- a CDS encoding AsmA-like C-terminal region-containing protein, translating into MLALFVLLAVVWVGVWLVASPLVERRIEALLERRFAADVSFGSFSFLPPFWVVADDVVLASQPGGEGAEGPAGARAERVSERIDERVEWIRIPSLRVRLSWLPGGWPPEVALLSVSAPRLTVLRDDEELLHAAQLWVESAQRRARLPLRRIVARDATIEIRSAADAARESAPLVLDGFDLEMEADEGGARAYGWRLEGGERVRVDGTGVFDLDEDVVQVDALRASLVLGADGVTAQATSKEHDGAGGMPVAIDDAKGRIELEARRLRIDSAKLSFGNEPQIVLSDLQATATLADERIDVPDLAFRVFGGDVKAPLHVRLADVPRWQGDVELSALDLSALAAHVGTARDDRIAGTLSGRADLEGTLAPDALLSSLRGRGEVRARGERFYVIPLIGELLEAMRLGSEAVTVSSASAELHVADRTVFLDNVALGSPAIGMQGHGKVGFDGRVDVDVILVPLGDVREKVAGSGLPVIGDAVAAVAGTLQRLFAGVSELVYEFHVTGTLGDPQVTPVPVPALTRNASTVFERMVRRGWDADVLSIDERLGRDGGGGADPG; encoded by the coding sequence GTGCTGGCGCTCTTCGTGCTGCTCGCGGTCGTCTGGGTCGGCGTCTGGCTGGTGGCGTCGCCGCTCGTCGAGCGACGCATCGAGGCGCTCCTCGAGCGCCGCTTCGCGGCCGACGTCTCGTTCGGGTCGTTCAGCTTCCTGCCGCCGTTCTGGGTGGTCGCGGACGACGTGGTGCTGGCCTCGCAGCCCGGCGGGGAGGGCGCGGAAGGGCCGGCCGGCGCGCGCGCCGAGCGCGTGAGCGAGCGCATCGACGAGCGCGTCGAGTGGATTCGCATCCCGAGCCTGCGCGTGCGTCTGAGCTGGCTTCCCGGTGGCTGGCCGCCGGAGGTCGCGCTGCTGAGCGTCAGCGCGCCGCGCCTCACGGTGCTGCGGGACGACGAGGAGCTGCTCCACGCGGCGCAGCTCTGGGTGGAAAGCGCGCAGCGCCGCGCTCGCCTGCCGCTGCGCAGGATCGTCGCGCGCGACGCCACGATCGAGATCCGCAGCGCGGCCGACGCGGCGCGCGAGAGCGCGCCGCTCGTCCTCGACGGCTTCGATCTCGAGATGGAGGCGGACGAGGGCGGCGCGCGCGCCTACGGCTGGCGGCTCGAGGGCGGCGAGCGCGTCCGCGTCGACGGCACGGGCGTCTTCGACCTCGACGAGGACGTCGTCCAGGTCGACGCGCTCCGCGCGAGCCTCGTCCTCGGCGCGGACGGCGTGACAGCGCAAGCGACGAGCAAGGAGCACGACGGCGCCGGCGGGATGCCTGTTGCCATCGACGACGCCAAGGGGCGCATCGAGCTCGAGGCCCGTCGCCTGCGGATCGACTCCGCAAAGCTGTCGTTCGGCAACGAGCCGCAGATCGTCCTCTCCGATCTGCAAGCGACCGCCACGCTCGCCGACGAGCGCATCGACGTCCCCGACCTCGCGTTCCGCGTCTTCGGCGGCGACGTGAAGGCGCCGCTGCACGTGCGCCTCGCCGACGTCCCGCGCTGGCAGGGCGACGTCGAGCTGAGCGCGCTCGACCTCTCGGCGCTCGCCGCCCACGTCGGCACCGCGCGCGACGACCGCATCGCCGGCACGCTCTCGGGACGCGCCGACCTCGAGGGTACGCTCGCGCCCGACGCCCTGCTCTCGTCGCTGCGCGGCCGCGGCGAGGTGCGCGCGCGCGGCGAGCGCTTCTACGTGATCCCGCTGATCGGCGAGCTGCTCGAGGCGATGCGCCTCGGAAGCGAGGCGGTGACGGTGAGCAGCGCGTCCGCGGAGCTGCACGTCGCCGACCGCACGGTGTTCCTCGACAACGTCGCGCTCGGCTCGCCGGCGATCGGCATGCAGGGACACGGCAAGGTCGGCTTCGACGGCCGCGTCGACGTCGACGTGATCCTGGTGCCGCTCGGCGACGTGCGGGAGAAGGTCGCGGGCAGCGGCCTGCCGGTGATCGGCGACGCGGTCGCCGCCGTGGCCGGCACGCTGCAGCGCCTGTTCGCCGGCGTGAGCGAGCTGGTCTACGAGTTCCACGTCACCGGCACGCTCGGCGACCCGCAGGTCACGCCGGTGCCGGTCCCGGCGCTGACGCGCAACGCGTCGACGGTGTTCGAGCGCATGGTGCGCCGCGGCTGGGACGCGGACGTGCTGTCGATCGACGAGCGCCTCGGGCGCGACGGCGGCGGCGGAGCGGATCCCGGCTAG
- a CDS encoding MFS transporter, which yields MSRPSPTLATKLFYGFGSVAFGVKDQGFGFLLLLYYNQVLGLPEQLVGLGIMIVLVADALSDPIVGYASDNLHTRWGRRHPFMYASAIPVAVSYFLLWNPPRDLSHGALFAYMVIVAIVIRTFITFYEVPSASLVPELTSSYDERTSLLSFRFFFGWWGGLTMGLLAFQVFLQPDAEHAVGVLNPEGYRTYGFAASIIMAVAILTAALGTHPYIPYLKKPPPKRPFELKRTLAELRETLSNRAFLALFGAMVFGSMAAGLMASLNIYFNTYFWELTESQMAVLLLANFVSAALALGIAPRLSRRLGKKPAVLSLSAAGLLLGPLPIVLRLLGLFPANHSPALVPTLLVMNTIVVTLLISSNIVSASMVADVVEDSELSTGRRSEGTFSAAGSFVQKCVSGIGIFTSTLLLSAIGFPQDAQPGSVPPEVIRNLGLVFAPAVVVLYAGAISFLALYPIDRARHEENLRRLQAAGR from the coding sequence ATGTCGCGTCCCTCGCCTACCCTCGCCACCAAGCTCTTCTACGGCTTCGGCTCGGTCGCCTTCGGCGTCAAGGACCAGGGCTTCGGCTTCCTGCTGCTGCTCTACTACAACCAGGTGCTGGGCCTGCCGGAGCAGCTCGTCGGCCTCGGCATCATGATCGTGCTGGTCGCCGACGCGCTGTCCGACCCGATCGTCGGCTACGCGTCCGACAACCTGCACACGCGCTGGGGACGGCGACATCCGTTCATGTACGCGTCCGCGATTCCGGTCGCGGTGTCCTACTTCCTGCTGTGGAACCCGCCACGCGACCTCTCCCACGGGGCGCTGTTCGCCTACATGGTGATCGTCGCGATCGTCATCCGGACGTTCATCACCTTCTACGAGGTGCCGAGCGCGTCGCTCGTCCCGGAGCTGACGTCGAGCTACGACGAGCGGACCTCGCTGCTGAGCTTCCGCTTCTTCTTCGGCTGGTGGGGCGGGCTCACGATGGGGCTGCTCGCCTTCCAGGTCTTCCTGCAGCCGGACGCCGAGCACGCGGTGGGCGTGCTCAACCCGGAGGGCTACCGCACGTACGGCTTCGCGGCGTCGATCATCATGGCGGTCGCGATCCTGACCGCGGCGCTCGGCACGCACCCGTACATCCCGTACCTGAAGAAGCCGCCGCCCAAGCGACCGTTCGAGCTCAAGCGCACGCTCGCCGAGCTGCGCGAGACGCTGTCGAACCGCGCCTTCCTCGCGCTGTTCGGCGCGATGGTCTTCGGCTCGATGGCCGCCGGCCTGATGGCGTCGCTCAACATCTACTTCAACACGTACTTCTGGGAGCTCACCGAGAGCCAGATGGCGGTGCTGCTGCTCGCCAACTTCGTCTCGGCAGCGCTCGCGCTCGGCATCGCGCCGCGGCTCTCGCGACGTCTCGGCAAGAAGCCGGCGGTGCTCTCGCTGTCGGCCGCGGGGCTCCTGCTCGGACCGCTGCCGATCGTCCTGCGCCTGCTCGGCCTGTTCCCGGCCAACCACTCGCCGGCGCTGGTGCCGACGCTGCTGGTGATGAACACGATCGTCGTGACGCTACTGATCTCGTCGAACATCGTCAGCGCGTCGATGGTCGCCGACGTCGTCGAGGACAGCGAGCTCAGCACCGGACGGCGCTCGGAGGGAACGTTCTCCGCGGCGGGCAGCTTCGTGCAGAAGTGCGTCTCGGGCATCGGCATCTTCACCTCGACGCTGCTGCTGAGCGCGATCGGCTTCCCGCAGGACGCGCAGCCGGGGTCGGTGCCCCCCGAGGTGATCCGCAACCTCGGCCTCGTGTTCGCGCCGGCGGTCGTGGTGCTGTACGCGGGGGCGATCTCGTTCCTCGCGCTCTACCCGATCGACCGCGCGAGGCACGAAGAGAACCTGCGCCGGCTGCAGGCCGCCGGACGCTAG